The genomic region GCTCCAAAAGAACAAAATGATCACTTAGTGTAACGAAGGAgacaaatatataataattaaatcaacatACCCAAGAGCACCTCGACGCATTTAACGTGATTTCCTCGAACGGCATACAGAAGTGGAGTTCCTCCATTCTGCAATCAATCGGAGGAAGAATGTTCAAGAGTAAATTGATTTGTTCTCACACTATTTTGAAGACTTTAAACTAGTTATTTAACAAAAATAACAGCTGATGGGGATTTAATCCGCCCAACAGCGGCAAATTGCAGCTCCTACACAAAAAGTAACCCACCCAGTCATAGGTGTTGACATCAACCCCACGTCTGAGGAGCGCCTCGATGATGTCCACGTAGCCTCCGGAACTAGCCAGTGTCAGCGCACTTTCACGGTCCCTCGCAACTATTTCAGGGTCCGCGCCCTGAGTCAAAACGGCATCCATGAGTGATTATCCCGATAAACCTTCTTCCGCTCTAACCTTTTCCAAGAGTAGGTCCACCACTGTTTTCTCTCCAAACGCCGCTGCCCACATAAGTGGTGTGAAACCCCGGTCATCCTGTTTGCTCAGGAGTGAGATATCTGTAAAACAAATTAGAATTTGGGACTAATAAACTCAAAATTCATCAATTCTGGGCAAACTGCTGCAGCCTGAAGATTTTGTGCTGACAATCTACTTTTGTCAGTTCAGCCTCACCTTTACTTAGTTGTACTGCTACTTGTAAGACCTCACCCTGGGCAGCCAGCTGATGTATGGACAGGGCTTATAACAGGAAagagaaataaatacatacaatcaAGCAATGGGGGGGAGATCGTAAAAACTTACAATCTAATTTCGCCGGGCGCACATTAACTTCATTTCCACGCTGTCTGTTTGTGAGCGTGTCCGAATGGTTGAAGAGACACTCTTCGTCTGCATCAGCAATCTCTAAAAGACACAAGGCCGTTTAAGTTTAACATAGCTAAGTACTGAATATTAATATTAATCTAAAAACTagtgtgtttgttttaaaatgaaGTCTGGTGAAGTATAGTAAGAAATATACTGAAGCACATGCTTTGTTCCTCTTCTCACCTCTGtactcaaatgatttttcactTGATGAAAGAAAATTTTGGTCCTCCTCTCCTCCTGCATCCATTATCACCGCTGTAAGGAAAAAGTGGCGTGcataaaaaaagttgaaattCAGTCACAATGACTCACCACACCCAATGTACTTCCTTGTAGTCAGCAAGGAGTAGCAAAATAAATGTTATCATTCGAAGCACTAAAAATATCAAAACaaattactaaaaaaaaaaaaaaaaagccttactatacatagtctttttaaaaaaacttacaataaatggccttttttttttactaataaaAGCTTTCCTatacatgttcttttttttaactaaaaaaaGCTATACGTGGTTATTATTTTACAAAGTAAAAAGCCTCACTAAACCGCATAAGATGCTATCAGATGATTTTGTGTGTCCGGTGTGTACTCTGTGTGTTAACAAGAAAAACGCAAAAACAGGCTAGTGACAGAATTGACGTGCATTATTAATATTTGTCGCATGTGCACCAGAACATAAATGCTTATTAACACACGAGtattgtaaaatatattttactcaCCTAAATTGGGAACGGCATTGCACTCAGTGGGAGCAGTGATGCTCACTTCCTAACTTTCGCTTCTTTGGTTCTGACATGTTTAGTATCGCAGGGTAAATTTCTTCTTCGTCTCCTCTTGTCCGGAGCAGCTTCCTTGATCAACAGTAATAGTAGAACACTAGCTCCCTCTAGTGTTTAAGTGCAATACACTCAGGTAAAAATTGAAGAGCAGGCTATATTCGATTCTCAATCAAATTTCTTGCGGGTcagttatattttttttaaaacatttttttttatacatttttaaaataaaagcactatttttatataattttttttatgcctGTACTTCATGTTTAAAAGAAAAGCCTTACTTTAATTGTCCTTTTTAATAACAAGTCATCAATATAAATACAATCACCCAGCAAGAACATAAAATCACAGTCATTAAtccaaataaataatacaatcaaacatacaacacaataaatGAAGAATTTGCAAGCATAGCAAACGATacagagctaaaaaaaaagaaaagatttttGGGTTGTTGACAGGGGCCACTATGATGATGCAGCTAATCAAAAACAAtttgttaataaataaaatcctAATCAACCGTGTCCCAAGTGAAGGTGCTGTGACAAGACCATCTGTGCAAGATTGTGCTCTGAAGAACCTCTGGAAAAATCTTCTCAATTTATCATTTGTCTAGCTTAAGAGGTTCGAATTTAGTAGAAATCTGTCAAAATATACACCAGAACTTTGACAAAACAGAAATAAAATTGCTACTTCAAAGCAAAACGACAGACTTTTCAGAAATCCTCCATGTTGTTATGATTTTTCCCATGTCAAAATCAACCTAGCAAGAGCGCTAATAAAAACATCAGTCGCATCATCAGCCTGCAAAAAAACATCCTCATTTTGACTCTCATACCGGACTGTCATTAGAGGGTGTGTTGAGGGGGGTGGTGGAGAGCAAGGCATGCTGGGAAGAAACACCCTCCGTGACCTTTGGGATGATCAGGTGCACTTTCTGGTCCCTTCTTCTCCACTCCGAGTACACCTTACAGTGGAAGCGCAGGCACACCTGCACACAGACATTATCATTATTCGAATTCATAtctataataataaaacaccAGAATTCATATAATTGCAACAGTAGTGAGAATAAGGGCTGATGATTACCATAGTCCAGAGTATGTAGATGGTGAAGAGGATGAGGGTGAGGGAGATGAGACCCGTATTCTGCAGCAAGCTGCCAAGCTGGAGGTCATCTTTGACGCCCTTTAGGCACAACCAACCCGAAAAGGTGGCCAGCGGCGTAACGAACAGGAAGCAGATGATATCGCAGAACAGCAACCTCCTCTCCTCGTGTAAGTTCTTGTCGTGCAGCCACTGTGCAGGAAAATTTGTACCACCTTAGCTTAGCTAGCATATTAGCATGATATGGTTGATAAAGTGTTTACCTCTGTGAAAGACCTGAGTCTGCGTTGGACGCTGAATTGGGCGTTGCACAGCTCGCAGTAGTTAGTATTGGAGGAAGACAACCAGAGCTCCAAGCAGCTCTTGTGCACCGTGGCCAACGTGCCGGTGCAGTCGCACGGGGACAGCAGGCTTTCCGCGGAGCCTCCCTCGTGGCAGATTCGACAAATGGGACTATCGCTGGAcaatgagtgtgagtgagttgtGACTCATCGAAAGTCAATATCCAAGATTGTTTTTCCGTTCATACCTTGGTAGGGGTTTGATCGCAGAGGAGAGTAAGTGTTCATCAAAGGTCATGACCTGCACAGAGCACTCGCTGCCTCCTCCTTCTTCCGCCACACTGGTGACTTTTACACAGTCACACAGGTCGCCAGGCTGGTGGCAGCAAACGCCCGTCGTCATGCTTAATGAGTggcgtcacaggtgtcaagtttGGACCAAAGAGCAGCAATTCCTGCAAAAGACAAGTTGATTCATGTAAACGTGCCTACGTGCAAAAAGTGGAAGTGCTAAGAGGTGTGTGTAGCAGACTGATAAACAGCTGGCCACACCACGATAACCCCAACATGAAGATAAGATGCAGACCGATGACGACAACAGCCCCCATAGACCATGTCCCGTTGTTCATAAAAAAGAAATGCTCTCTAATCCTGTGGATTAAAATGTGATGTTTTTCCCAAGCATGGCAGATGGTGTACAAAAACACCACTGAGGATTTGAATCACTCAATAATATGGTGGTGATGATGAATTAGGTGGATATTAAAAATCTACACACCGCTCATCAAATGCCAGGTTTTATCATAGGTGTTTATTTATGTCACTTCTTGAAAAATTTAAATTAAGTCAGTTGTCACAGTTCAGGTGGAAAATGGTTTTGTCTCatttctttatttcacaaaaa from Syngnathus scovelli strain Florida chromosome 10, RoL_Ssco_1.2, whole genome shotgun sequence harbors:
- the rfxank gene encoding DNA-binding protein RFXANK; the encoded protein is MDAGGEEDQNFLSSSEKSFEYREIADADEECLFNHSDTLTNRQRGNEVNVRPAKLDSLSIHQLAAQGEVLQVAVQLSKDISLLSKQDDRGFTPLMWAAAFGEKTVVDLLLEKGADPEIVARDRESALTLASSGGYVDIIEALLRRGVDVNTYDWNGGTPLLYAVRGNHVKCVEVLLAKGADMTTESDSGYSAMALAVALGYKKIQKVLEDHILRLYKPACR
- the LOC125972877 gene encoding E3 ubiquitin-protein ligase MARCHF2, with protein sequence MTTGVCCHQPGDLCDCVKVTSVAEEGGGSECSVQVMTFDEHLLSSAIKPLPSDSPICRICHEGGSAESLLSPCDCTGTLATVHKSCLELWLSSSNTNYCELCNAQFSVQRRLRSFTEWLHDKNLHEERRLLFCDIICFLFVTPLATFSGWLCLKGVKDDLQLGSLLQNTGLISLTLILFTIYILWTMVCLRFHCKVYSEWRRRDQKVHLIIPKVTEGVSSQHALLSTTPLNTPSNDSPV